The Micromonospora sp. NBC_00421 genome contains a region encoding:
- a CDS encoding ABC transporter substrate-binding protein, whose amino-acid sequence MSMTRSRIAAGALAVVLTGLAGCSAGESVDVDGGGSTAGGSAGGTLTAAIGGEPDQLDPHKTSAYYSFEVLENVYDTLVEPDADLKMGPALATKWTTSSDQLSWTFTLREGVKFSDGSPLTSEDVVYSYQRIIKEKLNASYKFATVKSVTAPDPATVVVTLTAPTPNLLANLGGFKGVAIVEKSNVESGAIKTRPVGSGPFTVAGYTSGDNIKLTRNDAYWGAKPKLDGVTFTFVKDPTVALQNLRGGEVQWTDNLPPQQVPALKEAGEVAVSTTPSTDYWYLALNEGRKPYDDVNVRRAVAFALDREAITKAAKFGQATANQTAIPKGSSWYYDYSPYRHDPDRARQLLGQAGVKGLTMDLMVTSEYPETVTAAQVIAAQLKDVGITVKIRTLDFAQWLDEQGKGNFGGFLLGWLGNIDPDEFYYAQHRTGGTFNFHKYSNPAVDTLLDQARTQTDEGVRKQTYERAAKQIVDDASYIYLYNPDVVQGWSKKVTGYQVRTDRAIRFRDVALAR is encoded by the coding sequence GTGTCCATGACCAGATCGAGGATCGCCGCGGGAGCACTCGCCGTCGTCCTGACCGGCCTGGCCGGGTGCAGCGCGGGCGAGAGCGTCGACGTCGACGGTGGCGGCTCCACCGCCGGTGGGTCGGCCGGCGGCACGCTCACCGCCGCCATCGGCGGCGAACCGGACCAGCTCGATCCGCACAAGACCTCGGCCTACTACAGCTTCGAGGTGCTGGAGAACGTCTACGACACCCTCGTCGAGCCGGACGCCGACCTGAAGATGGGCCCGGCGCTGGCCACGAAGTGGACCACCAGCAGCGACCAGCTCAGCTGGACATTCACTCTCCGCGAGGGGGTGAAGTTCTCCGACGGGTCGCCGTTGACCTCGGAGGACGTCGTCTACTCGTATCAGCGGATCATCAAGGAGAAGCTGAACGCGTCGTACAAGTTCGCCACCGTCAAGTCGGTGACCGCGCCCGACCCGGCCACGGTGGTGGTCACGCTGACCGCGCCGACGCCCAACCTGCTGGCCAACCTCGGCGGCTTCAAGGGCGTCGCCATCGTCGAGAAGTCCAACGTGGAGTCCGGCGCGATCAAGACCAGGCCGGTGGGCAGCGGCCCGTTCACGGTGGCCGGCTACACCTCCGGCGACAACATCAAGCTGACCCGCAACGACGCCTACTGGGGGGCGAAGCCCAAGCTCGACGGGGTCACCTTCACCTTCGTCAAGGACCCGACGGTGGCCCTGCAGAACCTGCGCGGCGGCGAGGTGCAGTGGACCGACAACCTGCCGCCGCAGCAGGTGCCGGCGCTCAAGGAGGCCGGTGAGGTGGCGGTGTCCACCACCCCCTCGACCGACTACTGGTACCTGGCCCTCAACGAGGGGCGCAAGCCGTACGACGACGTGAACGTCCGGCGGGCCGTCGCGTTCGCGCTGGACCGGGAGGCGATCACCAAGGCCGCCAAGTTCGGGCAGGCCACCGCCAACCAGACAGCCATCCCCAAGGGCAGCTCCTGGTACTACGACTACTCGCCGTACCGGCACGACCCGGACCGGGCCCGGCAACTGCTCGGCCAGGCCGGTGTCAAGGGCCTCACCATGGACCTGATGGTGACGAGCGAATACCCGGAGACGGTCACCGCCGCCCAGGTGATCGCCGCCCAGTTGAAGGACGTCGGGATCACCGTGAAGATCCGTACCCTCGACTTCGCCCAGTGGCTCGACGAGCAGGGCAAGGGGAACTTCGGCGGGTTCCTGCTCGGCTGGCTGGGCAACATCGACCCGGACGAGTTCTACTACGCCCAGCACCGCACCGGCGGCACGTTCAACTTCCACAAGTACAGCAATCCCGCCGTGGACACCCTGCTCGACCAGGCCCGCACCCAGACCGACGAGGGGGTCCGCAAGCAGACGTACGAGCGGGCGGCGAAGCAGATCGTCGACGACGCCAGCTACATCTACCTCTACAACCCGGACGTGGTGCAGGGCTGGTCCAAGAAGGTCACCGGCTACCAGGTCCGCACCGACCGGGCGATCCGGTTCCGCGACGTCGCCCTGGCTCGCTGA
- a CDS encoding ABC transporter permease — protein sequence MGRFVLRRLLQSVVVLLGVTLVVFLLLQLVPGDPVRVSLGTRFDQQTYDALRERAGLDRPLVVQYLSYVGHALTGDLGVSFRSGQPVTSIVLERLPATLSLAVTAVLLALLVAFPLGVLSAVRSGSFVDHAARVFSQFGVSVPDFWMGIMGILLFAGVLGWLPPSGYVALTDDPAGWASHVALPAAAVGLVTASILTRFIRSSVLEVLAEDYVRTAEAKGLRRRVVVVRHVLRNALIPVVTVVAVQLASLVGGVIVIEVLFAWPGVGRLTYDAVQARDYPVLQGAVLFVASLFLLMNLLVDVLYARLDPRIRLR from the coding sequence ATGGGACGCTTCGTCCTGCGACGGCTGCTCCAGTCTGTCGTCGTCCTGCTCGGGGTGACCCTGGTGGTCTTCCTGCTGCTGCAACTGGTCCCCGGCGACCCGGTCCGGGTCTCCCTCGGCACCCGCTTCGACCAGCAGACCTACGACGCGCTGCGGGAGCGCGCGGGGCTGGACCGGCCGCTGGTGGTGCAGTACCTCAGCTATGTCGGGCACGCGCTCACCGGTGACCTGGGGGTCAGCTTCCGCAGCGGGCAGCCGGTCACCTCGATCGTGCTGGAACGGCTTCCCGCGACCCTGTCACTGGCGGTGACCGCGGTGCTGCTCGCCCTGCTCGTCGCCTTCCCGCTCGGGGTGCTCTCCGCGGTGCGCAGCGGCTCGTTCGTCGACCACGCCGCCCGGGTGTTCAGCCAGTTCGGGGTCTCCGTCCCGGATTTCTGGATGGGCATCATGGGCATCCTGCTCTTCGCCGGGGTGCTCGGCTGGCTGCCACCGTCGGGCTACGTGGCGCTCACCGACGACCCGGCCGGCTGGGCGTCCCACGTGGCGCTGCCCGCCGCCGCCGTCGGGCTGGTCACCGCCTCCATCCTCACCCGGTTCATCCGCTCCTCGGTGCTCGAAGTGCTCGCCGAGGACTACGTCCGCACCGCCGAGGCCAAGGGGTTGCGCCGCCGGGTGGTGGTGGTCCGGCACGTACTGCGCAACGCGCTGATCCCGGTGGTCACCGTGGTGGCGGTGCAGCTGGCCAGCCTGGTCGGCGGGGTGATCGTGATCGAGGTGCTGTTCGCCTGGCCCGGCGTCGGCCGGCTCACCTACGACGCCGTCCAGGCCCGGGACTACCCGGTGCTCCAGGGTGCGGTGCTCTTCGTGGCCAGCCTCTTCCTGCTGATGAACCTGCTGGTGGACGTCCTCTACGCCCGCCTCGACCCGAGGATCAGGCTGCGATGA
- the paaI gene encoding hydroxyphenylacetyl-CoA thioesterase PaaI has product MFDADVASRGLGIELVSAGGGAAVARMRVTAGMVNGHRIGHGGFVFLLADTAFALACNTHGPATVAAGGEISFLRPVREGDLLTAYASERVRYGRSGIYDVTVTRGDEVVAEFRGRSRTLDRPVGEGSVPRRGGEV; this is encoded by the coding sequence ATGTTCGACGCCGACGTGGCGTCCCGGGGCCTCGGCATCGAGCTGGTCTCGGCCGGCGGCGGTGCGGCGGTGGCCCGGATGCGGGTGACCGCCGGGATGGTCAACGGGCACCGGATCGGCCACGGTGGTTTCGTCTTCCTGCTCGCCGACACCGCCTTCGCGCTGGCCTGCAACACCCACGGCCCGGCCACCGTCGCGGCCGGCGGCGAGATCAGCTTCCTGCGCCCCGTCCGCGAGGGCGACCTGCTGACCGCGTACGCCAGCGAACGCGTCCGGTACGGCCGCAGCGGCATCTACGACGTGACCGTCACCCGGGGCGACGAGGTGGTGGCCGAGTTCCGGGGACGCAGCCGCACCCTCGACCGGCCGGTCGGCGAGGGGTCCGTGCCCCGTCGCGGGGGTGAGGTTTGA